In Glycine max cultivar Williams 82 chromosome 7, Glycine_max_v4.0, whole genome shotgun sequence, a single window of DNA contains:
- the LOC100800496 gene encoding uncharacterized protein has protein sequence MGRTPVRFERVAAAFDADVARVRLCNSSENEQHSPEDSADLSDLVKSFMERGGEGEDAVGVRSDDGVENFDSEKREILEGIFDDDDGDAKEKIRREVQLAWGLVAEKDNSSPQFKQQLMSLLRYRGFDAGLCKCKWEKNTRFPAGDYEYIDVNFAGNRYIVEISLVTEFEIARSTDQYAALLDVFPLIFVGKMEELKQVVRLMCTAIKGSMKSMNMYIPPWRRIGYMQAKWFSSYKRITDEVATNRASSAFFTTRSIGFDARPVKSYNCRDDYGTKPAFRVCHLTTAFYVDSPGMQL, from the exons ATGGGAAGGACTCCGGTCAGGTTTGAGAGGGTAGCGGCGGCCTTTGACGCTGACGTGGCGCGTGTGAGGCTCTGCAATAGCAGCGAGAATGAGCAGCACTCGCCGGAGGACTCGGCTGATTTGTCAGATCTGGTGAAATCGTTCATGGAGAGAGGGGGAGAGGGAGAAGATGCGGTTGGTGTTCGTTCGGATGATGGGGTTGAGAATTTTGATTCTGAGAAGAGGGAGATTTTGGAGGGAATATTTGATGATGACGACGGGGATGCCAAAGAAAAGATTAGAAGAGAAGTTCAACTTGCATGGGGGCTTGTTGCCGAAAAGGATAACTCATCACCCCAATTCAAACAACAGTTGATGTCTCTCCTACGGTACAGAGGTTTTGATGCTG ggCTCTGCAAATGCAAGTgggaaaaaaatacaagattCCCAGCTGGTGACTATGAGTACATCGACGTAAATTTTGCAGGAAATCGCTACATTGTTGAAATTTCCCTTGTCACAGAATTCGAAATAGCTCGTTCCACAGACCAATATGCCGCGTTACTTGATGTTTTCCCTCTAATATTTGTTGGTAAAATGGAAGAACTCAAGCAGGTTGTGAGGCTAATGTGCACTGCTATTAAGGGTTCTATGAAAAGCATGAATATGTATATACCTCCGTGGAGAAGAATTGGGTACATGCAAGCTAAGTGGTTTAGTTCTTACAAAAGAATAACGGACGAGGTTGCAACTAACAGGGCATCATCAGCTTTTTTCACTACAAGGTCCATTGGATTTGATGCAAGGCCAGTGAAATCCTACAATTGCAGGGATGATTATGGGACTAAACCTGCATTCAGAGTTTGCCATTTGACTACTGCATTTTATGTGGACAGCCCTGGGATGCAATTATAG
- the LOC100787107 gene encoding alkaline ceramidase 3-like, whose amino-acid sequence MAESISSFWGPVTSTKECCEINYAYSSYIAEFFNTISNIPTILLALIGLINALRQRFEKRFSVLHVSNMTLAIGSMLYHATLQHVQQQSDETPMVWEVLLYMYILYSPDWHYRSTMPIFLFVYGALFAVAHSVFHFGIGFKVHYIILILLCVPRMYKYYIYTQDVSAKRLAKLFLGTFVLGSLFGFCDRVFCKEISRWPINPQGHALWHVFMGFNSYFANTFLMFCRAQQRGWSPKVVHLMGVPYVKIEKPKSQ is encoded by the exons ATGGCAGAATCTATATCTAGCTTCTGGGGTCCAGTCACGTCCACCAAAGAGTGTTGTGAAATAAATTATGCTTATTCGTCTTACATTGctgaattttttaatacaatatCCAACATTCCAACAATACTTTTGGCTCTGATTGGTCTTATAAATGCATTAAGACAACGGTTTGAGAAAAGATTTAGTGTTCTTCATGTTTCAAATATGACACTTGCCATTGGAAGCATGTTGTACCATGCTACGCTGCAACATGT GCAACAGCAAAGCGATGAAACTCCTATGGTATGGGAGGTGCTGCTGTACATGTACATCCTCTACTCTCCAGATTGGCATTACCGCAGTACAATGCCCATCTTCCTCTTCGTGTATGGTGCTCTTTTTGCAGTTGCCCATTCAGTGTTTCATTTTGGTATTGGCTTCAAAGTGCATTATATCATTCTCATTCTTCTCTGCGTTCCGAGAATGTACAAGTATTACATTTACACACAAGATGTTTCTGCCAAGCGGCTTGCAAAGCTATTTTTAGGTACTTTTGTATTAGGCAGTTTGTTTGGGTTCTGTGATCGTGTTTTCTGCAAGGAGATTTCCCGTTGGCCTATTAACCCTCAGGGTCATGCCTTGTGGCATGTGTTCATGGGTTTCAATTCCTACTTTGCCAACACATTCTTGATGTTTTGCCGGGCTCAACAGCGTGGGTGGTCTCCAAAAGTTGTTCATTTAATGGGTGTACCTTACGTCAAGATTGAGAAACCAAAAAGCCAGTGA
- the LOC100801041 gene encoding rho GDP-dissociation inhibitor 1-like — MSLDIGVVSNCKSMGFDDDKGKDVPETQHAAGKTVHAHDDESGDERGTSLSRHMSEGSIAVTEDEDEDVERRIDLGPQCTLKEQLEKDKDDESLRRWKEQLLGSVDMTSVGESLEPEVKILSLAIKAAGREDIVLPIPESGNPSGLWFTLKEGSRYSLMFTFQVSHNIVSGLKYTNTVWKTGLKVDSTKEMIGTFSPQAEPYTHEMPEETTPSGLFARGQYSARSKFVDDDNKLYLEINYTFDIRKDWL; from the exons ATGTCTTTGGACATTGGGGTGGTCTCCAATTGCAAAAGCATGGGTTTTGATGACGACAAAGGCAAAGACGTTCCTGAAACGCAGCACGCGGCCGGGAAAACGGTTCATGCTCATGATGATGAAAGTGGCGATGAACGAGGCACGAGTCTCAGTAGACACATGAGTGAAGGCTCCATTGCTGTCACCGAGGATGAAGATGAGGACGTGGAGAGGAGGATTGACTTGGGTCCCCAGTGCACCTTGAAAGAACAGCTTGAAAAGGATAAG GATGATGAGAGCTTGAGGAGGTGGAAGGAACAACTTCTTGGCAGTGTTGACATGACTTCTGTTGGTG AATCTCTGGAGCCAGAAGTGAAGATACTGAGCCTTGCAATCAAGGCGGCTGGTAGAGAAGACATTGTTCTTCCAATACCAGAATCAGGAAATCCCAGTGGCTTATGGTTTACTTTGAAAGAAGGTAGCCGTTACAGTCTGATGTTCACTTTCCAGGTCAGCCATAATATTGTTTCAGGTCTCAAATACACCAATACTGTATGGAAAACTGGTCTCAAGG TTGACAGCACTAAAGAGATGATTGGAACATTCAGCCCTCAGGCAGAGCCTTACACGcatgagatgcccgaagagacaaCACCATCTGGGTTATTTGCTAGAGGGCAATATTCGGCTAGATCCAAG TTTGTTGACGATGACAACAAGTTGTATTTGGAGATAAACTACACTTTTGATATTCGGAAGGACTGGCTTTAG